The Verrucomicrobium spinosum DSM 4136 = JCM 18804 genome includes a region encoding these proteins:
- a CDS encoding efflux RND transporter periplasmic adaptor subunit, translating to MTPSTFTAAWRGMRLLLLTACLVLLHDYPAHAAEGGGNRKDSTIILDETRIKNLGLELAETEETEFEETIFALGGIEVLPGKKAVVSSRIPGRAFSVLALPDQEVDEGEELMWVESRQPGDPPPTVRLEAPIAGTIAKVAIAQGQPISPDQSLIEIVDVTQVEAAARVPEHLAGRLAKEQHARIRIAAYPDKVFEAQLNHLGAYADETAGTVEAAFHVPNPDKLLRPGMRAEFSIVTSKRDAVLSIPRSALQGDAGERYVFIADYELEHAFVKTPVQIGAQNDDRVEILSGLLPGDQVVTKGAYALSFAGAGSVSLREALDAAHGHPHNEDGTEMTKEQIAAGGKGGHDHDHDDGGKGGWTRLTTFFAGTSALLFCMLALSFIFRKRSL from the coding sequence ATGACACCATCTACTTTTACCGCCGCCTGGCGCGGCATGAGGCTGCTACTGCTCACGGCCTGTCTGGTGCTGCTGCACGACTATCCTGCCCACGCCGCAGAAGGCGGCGGCAACCGCAAGGACAGCACCATCATTCTGGACGAGACCCGGATCAAAAACCTGGGCCTTGAACTGGCGGAGACCGAGGAAACAGAATTCGAGGAAACGATCTTCGCCCTGGGCGGCATTGAGGTGCTGCCGGGCAAGAAAGCCGTGGTGAGCAGCCGCATCCCCGGACGTGCCTTCTCTGTGCTGGCGCTGCCAGACCAGGAAGTGGACGAGGGCGAGGAGCTGATGTGGGTGGAGAGCCGCCAACCCGGAGATCCCCCGCCCACCGTGCGTCTGGAGGCCCCCATCGCGGGCACCATTGCCAAGGTGGCCATCGCCCAAGGCCAGCCCATCAGTCCGGACCAGTCGCTCATCGAGATCGTGGACGTCACCCAAGTGGAGGCGGCCGCCCGGGTGCCGGAGCATCTGGCAGGCAGGCTCGCCAAGGAGCAACACGCCCGCATCCGCATCGCCGCCTACCCGGACAAAGTGTTCGAGGCCCAGCTCAACCACCTTGGTGCCTATGCGGATGAGACCGCAGGCACCGTGGAAGCCGCGTTTCACGTGCCCAATCCCGACAAGCTGCTGCGCCCCGGCATGCGGGCGGAGTTCAGCATCGTCACCAGCAAGCGAGATGCCGTTCTCTCCATCCCCCGCTCGGCCCTGCAGGGCGACGCCGGGGAGCGGTATGTCTTCATCGCAGACTATGAACTGGAGCACGCTTTTGTGAAGACACCGGTGCAGATCGGTGCCCAAAACGATGATCGCGTGGAGATTCTGAGCGGTCTGCTGCCAGGTGACCAGGTGGTGACCAAGGGAGCCTATGCCCTGAGCTTCGCTGGAGCTGGCAGCGTTTCACTGCGTGAAGCGCTCGATGCCGCCCACGGGCACCCTCACAATGAGGACGGCACGGAGATGACCAAGGAGCAGATTGCGGCAGGCGGCAAAGGCGGCCACGATCATGACCATGATGATGGTGGCAAAGGCGGATGGACCCGCCTGACCACCTTCTTCGCCGGGACCAGTGCGCTGCTCTTTTGCATGCTCGCGCTAAGTTTCATCTTCCGCAAACGCAGCCTGTAA
- the phoU gene encoding phosphate signaling complex protein PhoU: MNDRHILSSFDQALDQLRQDLFHMASVTTQNLNDAVRGLIERDTDLCNQVIAEDEQVDQYEKKIDATGISILTRFTPLAQDLRRVVSTMKASSNLERISDQAVNIARRAKRILQSLDLPETRMIEPIHAQAMALLKDSVQAFSVEDVPLATSLKARDKELDHQQNEFIIRLTKRMEEDTSRLKDYIDLVFIARFLERAGDHSVNIGEDAVYAGVAKDIRHEH; the protein is encoded by the coding sequence ATGAACGACCGCCATATCCTCTCCAGCTTTGACCAGGCCCTCGATCAACTGCGCCAGGATCTGTTTCATATGGCCAGCGTCACCACGCAGAACCTGAATGATGCTGTGCGTGGCTTGATTGAACGGGACACTGACCTCTGCAATCAGGTCATCGCCGAAGATGAGCAGGTGGATCAGTACGAGAAAAAAATCGATGCCACTGGCATCTCCATCCTGACCCGCTTCACCCCCCTTGCGCAGGATCTCCGTCGCGTGGTCAGCACCATGAAGGCCTCCAGCAACTTGGAACGCATCAGCGACCAGGCGGTGAACATTGCCCGTCGTGCCAAGCGTATCCTCCAGAGTCTGGATCTGCCGGAGACCCGCATGATCGAGCCGATCCATGCCCAGGCCATGGCCCTTCTGAAGGATTCCGTTCAGGCATTCAGCGTGGAAGACGTGCCTCTGGCCACCAGCCTCAAGGCCCGCGACAAGGAGCTGGACCACCAGCAAAATGAGTTCATCATCCGCCTCACCAAGCGCATGGAGGAAGACACCTCCCGTCTCAAGGATTACATCGACCTCGTGTTCATCGCCCGATTCCTTGAACGCGCTGGCGACCATTCCGTGAACATCGGCGAAGACGCCGTGTACGCCGGTGTCGCCAAGGACATCCGCCACGAGCACTAA
- a CDS encoding efflux RND transporter permease subunit, with translation MLNHLIRFSLRHRPIILAAALLILVSGWQVLKNLPVEVLPDMTKPTVTILTESPGLAPEEVETLVTQPIESALQGVGGLDRLRSSSDVSLSLVFAEFKWGTDIYRARQLVQERLQAVLNTLPEGTQPGMTPVSSLMGEILLVGIHSKDNKTAPMDLRTLADWTVRRRLQSINGVAEVLAIGGGVKQAQILPDPQKLAAYGIRFDELQQAATRAADNSTSGYLTTDTREIMVRNLGMTTDLDELGQTVVKQLDHRPVLIRDVATLQYGPQLMRGNASIDGTMGVILSIDKAPGFDTLKLSASIEKALKDLKPSLPEDVELEILFRQGDFIQSAVDNLKQAILEGAVMVAVVLLLFLLSVRTTLITLAAMPLSFGITLLVFQWQGVSVNSMTLGGLAVAIGMVVDDAIVDVENVWRRLQENASSSAPKPKLEVIATASGEVRNSILYATVLIVLVFLPLMGLEGLEGRLFTPIAIATITSMIASFVVSLTVIPVLCSLVLNPKPVKEAHGSHDGWLVRLLKETVKRTLLKVALGNPLLALGVTAVLLMGSFMLYPSMGKEFLPTFNEGSATISLAGPPGTGLRQSNEIGEVGVRILKSIPEVKSVGRRAGRAERDDHVVPVSVNEFDVEFNKDGRHRNEVFKEIREKLGTIPGTFVNVGQPIGHRLSHMLSGVSAKIAVKIYGPDLQKLREYGKQVEALARGIPGLTDVNLEAQVPIPQLKIEVNRERAHAYGMQPGELNAQLSALVGGTTVTELREGQRTMDLVLRLPESWRDSPEKIRDLPIETSSGRRIPLHLVADVRDSKGPNVINRENTQRRIVIGANTSERDLESLVTRLQKEVREKVQLPTGYFVSFEGEFQAQQEAAQRITLLFMLVLAVVSVLLFGYFKSASLALQVLVNIPLALMGGLVLTWQVVNNISIATLVGFIAVGGVAARNGIMMISHYLHLMKHEGEGFTREMIIRGTLERLVPVLMTALSAGIALIPLVLAAGEPGKEILHPVAVVIVGGLVSSTLLDLLVTPAAFSLFGRKAAEQAIRLEAPAAH, from the coding sequence ATGCTGAACCATCTTATTCGCTTCTCGCTGCGACACCGCCCCATCATCCTGGCGGCGGCGCTGTTAATTCTGGTGTCTGGATGGCAGGTCTTGAAGAACCTGCCGGTGGAAGTCTTGCCAGACATGACCAAACCAACCGTGACCATCCTCACGGAATCTCCGGGACTTGCTCCAGAGGAGGTGGAAACCCTCGTCACCCAACCCATTGAATCCGCACTTCAAGGTGTGGGCGGCCTCGACCGGTTGCGCTCCAGCTCAGACGTCAGCCTCTCCCTTGTCTTTGCGGAGTTCAAGTGGGGCACAGACATTTATCGCGCGCGTCAACTGGTGCAGGAGCGGCTGCAGGCCGTGCTCAACACCCTGCCCGAAGGCACGCAACCGGGGATGACGCCGGTGTCCTCCCTCATGGGTGAGATCCTGCTGGTGGGCATCCACAGCAAGGACAACAAGACGGCCCCCATGGATCTTCGCACGCTCGCGGATTGGACGGTCCGCAGGAGGTTGCAAAGCATCAATGGCGTGGCGGAGGTACTGGCCATCGGCGGTGGGGTGAAGCAGGCCCAGATCCTGCCAGACCCGCAAAAGCTGGCCGCTTACGGCATCAGGTTCGATGAATTACAACAGGCAGCCACCCGTGCTGCTGATAATTCCACCAGCGGGTACCTGACCACCGACACGCGGGAAATCATGGTGCGCAACCTGGGCATGACCACAGACCTAGACGAACTCGGGCAGACGGTGGTCAAGCAACTCGACCATCGCCCCGTGCTCATCCGGGATGTCGCCACGCTCCAGTACGGCCCCCAGCTCATGCGTGGCAATGCCAGCATCGATGGCACCATGGGCGTCATTCTCAGCATCGACAAAGCACCCGGCTTTGACACGCTCAAACTGAGCGCCAGCATTGAAAAGGCATTAAAGGACCTGAAACCCTCCCTCCCCGAGGATGTCGAGCTGGAGATTCTCTTCCGCCAGGGAGACTTCATCCAGAGTGCGGTGGACAACCTCAAGCAAGCCATCCTGGAGGGAGCGGTTATGGTCGCCGTGGTCTTGCTGCTGTTCCTGTTGAGCGTCCGCACCACGCTCATCACCCTTGCAGCCATGCCCCTCTCCTTTGGCATCACGCTGCTCGTGTTCCAGTGGCAGGGAGTCAGCGTGAACTCGATGACCCTCGGCGGCCTGGCCGTGGCCATCGGCATGGTGGTGGATGACGCCATTGTGGATGTGGAAAACGTCTGGCGTCGTCTCCAGGAAAACGCCTCCTCATCCGCCCCCAAACCCAAGCTGGAGGTCATCGCCACCGCCTCGGGTGAGGTGCGAAACTCCATCCTCTACGCCACCGTGCTCATCGTGCTGGTCTTCCTGCCCCTCATGGGACTCGAAGGACTGGAGGGACGCCTCTTCACTCCTATCGCCATCGCGACCATCACCAGCATGATCGCGTCCTTCGTGGTCTCGCTGACCGTCATCCCGGTGCTCTGCTCTCTGGTGCTCAATCCCAAGCCAGTCAAGGAAGCCCACGGCTCCCATGATGGCTGGCTGGTGAGGCTGTTGAAGGAGACGGTGAAACGCACCCTGCTGAAGGTGGCCCTGGGCAATCCGCTTCTGGCTCTAGGTGTCACCGCCGTGCTCCTCATGGGCTCCTTCATGCTCTACCCCAGCATGGGCAAGGAGTTCCTGCCGACCTTCAATGAAGGCAGCGCCACCATCTCCCTGGCTGGACCACCCGGCACCGGCCTTCGCCAGTCCAACGAGATTGGTGAAGTGGGCGTGCGCATTCTCAAAAGCATACCCGAGGTGAAGAGCGTGGGGCGTCGCGCAGGACGGGCAGAACGAGACGACCACGTCGTGCCGGTTTCCGTCAACGAGTTCGATGTCGAGTTCAACAAAGACGGGCGTCATCGCAACGAGGTCTTCAAGGAAATCCGCGAGAAACTGGGCACCATCCCCGGCACCTTTGTGAATGTGGGGCAGCCCATCGGCCACCGTCTCTCCCATATGTTGAGCGGTGTCAGCGCCAAAATCGCGGTGAAAATCTACGGCCCCGATCTGCAGAAACTGCGCGAGTACGGCAAGCAGGTGGAGGCCCTGGCCCGTGGCATTCCCGGGCTTACCGATGTGAATCTGGAGGCCCAGGTGCCAATCCCCCAGCTCAAGATCGAAGTGAACCGCGAACGAGCCCACGCCTATGGGATGCAACCGGGGGAACTCAACGCCCAGCTTTCCGCGCTGGTGGGGGGTACCACCGTGACCGAGTTGCGGGAAGGCCAGCGCACGATGGACCTCGTGCTGAGGCTGCCGGAGTCGTGGCGGGATTCCCCGGAAAAAATCCGGGATCTGCCCATTGAGACCAGCAGCGGACGCCGCATCCCCCTGCACCTCGTCGCCGATGTCAGGGATTCCAAAGGTCCCAACGTCATCAACCGCGAGAACACGCAACGCCGCATCGTTATAGGAGCCAACACCAGTGAGCGCGATCTGGAGTCCCTCGTGACCCGGTTGCAAAAAGAAGTGCGGGAGAAGGTGCAGCTTCCCACCGGCTACTTCGTGAGCTTTGAAGGGGAGTTCCAGGCCCAGCAGGAGGCGGCGCAGCGCATCACATTGCTGTTCATGCTCGTGCTGGCTGTGGTGAGCGTCCTGCTCTTTGGCTATTTCAAGAGCGCCTCCCTGGCGCTCCAGGTGCTGGTGAACATCCCGCTCGCCCTCATGGGCGGTCTGGTGCTCACGTGGCAGGTGGTGAACAACATCTCCATCGCCACGCTGGTGGGCTTCATCGCTGTGGGGGGCGTCGCCGCCCGCAACGGCATCATGATGATCTCCCACTACCTCCACCTCATGAAACACGAGGGCGAGGGGTTCACCCGGGAGATGATCATCCGAGGCACGCTGGAGCGTCTCGTTCCCGTGCTCATGACCGCCCTCAGCGCGGGCATCGCCCTTATCCCCCTGGTGCTGGCTGCTGGCGAGCCGGGCAAGGAAATCCTCCATCCTGTGGCCGTGGTCATCGTGGGCGGCCTGGTCAGCTCCACGCTGCTCGACTTGCTCGTCACGCCCGCCGCCTTCTCCCTCTTCGGCCGCAAGGCTGCCGAGCAGGCCATCCGGTTGGAGGCGCCCGCCGCCCATTGA
- a CDS encoding DUF3147 family protein, producing the protein MTGFQILKFLLSAAIIVAVTEVAKRNNFAASIIHSLPLTSLLAFIWLYAEKKDPELIANHAFGTFWFVLPTLPMFLVLPYLLRRGWGFWPGLGLCLLGTFLLYLLTMWLLRVAGVRL; encoded by the coding sequence ATGACCGGCTTCCAGATCCTGAAGTTTCTTCTCAGCGCAGCGATAATCGTCGCCGTTACAGAAGTTGCCAAACGCAATAATTTCGCCGCCTCCATCATCCACTCCCTGCCCCTCACCTCCCTGCTTGCCTTCATTTGGCTTTATGCAGAAAAGAAGGACCCTGAGCTGATCGCGAACCACGCTTTCGGCACTTTTTGGTTTGTCCTTCCCACCTTGCCTATGTTTCTGGTACTGCCCTACCTGCTGCGACGCGGCTGGGGCTTCTGGCCGGGACTGGGACTCTGCCTCCTCGGCACGTTTCTGCTCTACCTCCTCACCATGTGGTTGTTGCGCGTGGCCGGGGTGAGGCTATGA
- a CDS encoding ABC-F family ATP-binding cassette domain-containing protein has translation MSAVVPALISATDLFLSYGQQHLLEGVTLAVAPGEKVGLVGRNGCGKTSLLKILAEAHQADSGIISRRRGLRVGYLPQEFVLDGTKTVRENIESGVADLMGWLQRYETGDGSEAELAELHHLIEAADGWNLEARIKADATALDVPPLDAPVGPLSGGEKRRVALCRALVTQPDLLLLDEPTNHLDAESIRWLEDYLRTFAGAVIFVTHDRYFLDVIATRIIEIFDGKAYSHPGNYTAYLESKALRQEISEQTERRRQRFLKVELAWVRSGVKARGTKSRHRMDQYYSIAGQDAPVEEREMDVLIPPAPEMGNIGVDLLNASARVGEGDEARWLFRHLTMSLKPGQCTGVVGRNGVGKTTLLRLCLGERQPDEGTVTIGKKVTFNYIDQNRMQLDGSKTVIEEIADMDETVSFGGQKMGVRTYLRRFLFNDDRLRERIDLMSGGERARLMLAKVLKRGGNIVVLDEPTNDLDLPSLRMLEEALVDFEGSVLVVSHDRYFLDRVCDQIVAFENGGVFVQPGNYSYYLEKKKERDLLARPSWAEPGKAARKPAAPAAAKPRKLTYKEQKELEGMEALIMEAEGKVEELDRTLNDPEFFVNRSLEAPAKIEALEKARVEVARLYARWEELEQVQQAATA, from the coding sequence ATGAGCGCCGTTGTCCCTGCCCTGATCTCCGCCACTGATCTGTTCCTGTCCTACGGACAGCAGCACCTGCTTGAGGGTGTGACCTTGGCAGTAGCTCCAGGGGAGAAGGTGGGCCTCGTGGGCCGCAACGGCTGCGGCAAAACAAGCCTGCTCAAGATTCTGGCAGAAGCACACCAGGCCGACAGCGGCATCATCTCCCGCAGACGCGGTCTGCGTGTGGGCTACCTCCCCCAGGAGTTCGTGCTCGACGGCACCAAGACCGTCAGAGAGAACATTGAGTCTGGTGTGGCCGATCTCATGGGCTGGCTCCAGCGCTATGAAACAGGGGATGGCAGCGAAGCCGAGCTGGCGGAATTGCACCATCTCATCGAGGCAGCCGATGGCTGGAATCTGGAAGCCCGCATCAAGGCCGATGCCACCGCCCTGGATGTCCCTCCGCTGGATGCGCCGGTCGGCCCCCTTTCAGGTGGGGAGAAGCGTCGTGTGGCCTTGTGTCGGGCGCTAGTTACCCAGCCGGATCTCCTGCTGCTGGATGAGCCGACCAACCACCTGGATGCCGAGTCCATCCGCTGGCTGGAAGACTACCTGCGCACCTTCGCAGGTGCCGTCATCTTCGTCACGCACGACCGCTATTTCCTCGATGTCATCGCCACCCGCATCATCGAAATTTTCGACGGCAAGGCTTATTCCCATCCGGGAAACTACACCGCCTATCTGGAGTCCAAGGCCTTGCGGCAGGAGATCTCCGAGCAGACGGAGCGCCGACGCCAGCGCTTCCTGAAGGTGGAGCTGGCCTGGGTGCGGTCCGGGGTCAAGGCCCGCGGCACGAAGTCCCGCCATCGCATGGACCAGTACTACTCCATCGCCGGGCAGGACGCCCCGGTGGAGGAGCGCGAGATGGATGTGCTCATCCCCCCTGCGCCGGAGATGGGAAACATCGGCGTGGATCTGCTCAATGCATCCGCCCGCGTGGGTGAGGGCGACGAGGCGCGCTGGCTCTTCCGTCACCTGACCATGTCCCTGAAACCCGGGCAGTGCACCGGTGTGGTGGGCCGCAATGGTGTGGGCAAAACCACCCTGCTGCGCCTGTGTCTGGGTGAACGCCAGCCGGATGAGGGAACCGTCACCATCGGCAAGAAAGTCACCTTCAACTACATTGACCAGAACCGCATGCAGCTCGACGGCAGCAAGACTGTCATCGAGGAAATTGCAGACATGGATGAGACCGTCTCCTTCGGCGGGCAGAAGATGGGAGTGCGCACCTACCTGCGCCGTTTCCTCTTCAACGATGACCGGCTGCGGGAGCGCATTGACCTCATGTCCGGCGGTGAACGCGCCCGGCTCATGCTGGCCAAGGTGCTGAAGCGTGGCGGCAACATCGTCGTGCTGGATGAGCCCACCAACGACCTCGACCTGCCCAGCCTGCGCATGCTGGAGGAGGCCCTCGTGGACTTCGAAGGCAGTGTGCTCGTGGTGAGCCACGACCGCTATTTCCTCGACCGCGTGTGCGACCAGATCGTCGCCTTTGAAAACGGCGGCGTGTTTGTCCAGCCTGGGAACTACTCGTACTATCTGGAGAAGAAAAAAGAACGCGACCTCCTCGCCCGGCCCTCGTGGGCAGAGCCGGGCAAAGCCGCCCGGAAGCCCGCTGCGCCCGCTGCCGCCAAACCTCGCAAGCTCACCTACAAGGAGCAGAAGGAGCTGGAAGGCATGGAAGCCCTCATCATGGAGGCGGAAGGCAAGGTCGAGGAGCTGGACCGGACACTCAACGATCCTGAATTCTTCGTGAACCGCTCACTGGAGGCTCCCGCCAAGATTGAGGCCCTGGAAAAGGCCCGGGTAGAAGTCGCCCGTCTCTATGCGCGCTGGGAGGAACTGGAGCAGGTCCAGCAGGCAGCGACAGCTTGA
- a CDS encoding TolC family protein, with the protein MQPRSFLTPLLFSTLLLSAASLKADVQLSINSAPSYALKHNPDLAAARMRIVEAQGRLHQAGRLSNPELEFDYNKNPRSSERNVGVAFNQKFPLTARLSQEKTLSRQQLAQAEAEVRNEERKLIAEVNAAAIKLLVANQKTALVEAQLKLSNALVEVVEKRTQAGEVAASDAAQLAIDNQNRLLELQQITGQKAVLLNELKPLLGVSAPDGLTLTGSLPAITGTAKGIDVQGRPDLDSSRIAQSVAQSEVELAKSSRWEDIGVGLTVEHEKSEDAPEGIRGDSFVGFRISLPLPLWNKQKGLIAEKKAAQQRAILETKALESRIQSEAAAARAEMAASARLYKETRTKLLPTIERHSQTIEKAYSVGEADAMALLRSREQKLHAETVALDALQSYHLARARHEAATATQPALRNHSGK; encoded by the coding sequence ATGCAACCACGTTCCTTTCTTACTCCTCTGCTTTTTTCCACCCTTTTGCTGTCCGCCGCCTCGTTGAAGGCCGATGTCCAGCTCTCGATCAACAGCGCCCCCTCCTACGCGCTCAAACACAATCCTGATTTGGCAGCCGCGCGGATGCGCATCGTCGAGGCCCAGGGACGCCTTCACCAGGCAGGCCGGCTCTCCAATCCCGAACTGGAGTTTGACTACAACAAGAACCCGCGGAGCTCCGAGCGAAACGTCGGGGTCGCCTTCAATCAGAAATTCCCCCTCACCGCCCGCCTCAGTCAGGAGAAGACCCTGAGCCGCCAGCAACTGGCGCAAGCTGAGGCAGAGGTGCGAAATGAAGAGCGCAAACTCATCGCTGAGGTCAACGCCGCGGCCATCAAACTTCTGGTGGCCAACCAAAAGACGGCCCTGGTGGAAGCGCAACTGAAGCTCTCCAACGCTCTGGTGGAGGTGGTGGAGAAGCGTACTCAAGCGGGTGAAGTCGCAGCGAGCGACGCCGCCCAGCTGGCCATCGACAACCAGAACCGGCTGCTGGAACTCCAGCAGATCACCGGACAAAAAGCGGTCCTCTTGAATGAACTCAAGCCCCTGCTGGGCGTGAGTGCGCCCGATGGCCTGACGCTCACCGGCTCCCTCCCCGCCATCACGGGTACCGCGAAAGGCATCGACGTGCAGGGTCGTCCCGATCTGGACTCCTCCCGGATCGCCCAATCCGTCGCCCAGAGCGAGGTGGAACTCGCCAAGTCATCCCGCTGGGAAGACATCGGCGTAGGTCTGACCGTCGAGCATGAGAAGAGCGAGGACGCTCCCGAAGGCATCCGCGGCGACAGCTTCGTCGGCTTCCGCATCAGCCTGCCCCTCCCCCTCTGGAACAAGCAGAAAGGATTGATCGCCGAGAAGAAGGCCGCCCAGCAGCGCGCCATCCTCGAAACCAAGGCACTCGAGTCCCGCATCCAGAGTGAGGCCGCCGCCGCCCGCGCCGAGATGGCAGCCAGCGCCCGTCTCTACAAAGAGACCAGGACCAAGCTCCTGCCCACCATCGAGCGACACTCCCAGACCATCGAGAAGGCCTACAGTGTCGGTGAGGCAGACGCCATGGCGCTCCTGCGATCCAGAGAACAGAAGCTGCATGCGGAAACGGTCGCCCTTGATGCCCTGCAAAGCTACCACCTGGCCCGGGCGCGGCATGAGGCCGCCACCGCCACCCAGCCCGCCCTTCGCAACCACAGCGGAAAATAA
- a CDS encoding DUF1552 domain-containing protein — protein MPSFIIPREPLSRRQVLRGLGATIALPFLNAMVPSARAAAAVAGKPPVRMAYIFMPNGVRQDRWTPEGEGADFKLSPILQPIDRHRGDINILTHLGHENCEGGDGHYAKTANWLTGTKIAKTTGKDLHCGVSVDQAFAQQFGHETRFSSLELGTEPIYTGVDFNVNYTMLYGSHIAWRTPTSPLPPEINPRFVFDRLFRENAQQRRASALENKSVLDLVLSDAKALRSKVGTEDQQKLDQYLESIRSVEQRIEADIARVATGENLDPGLQGEIKNLDERISKIMAGNNADPGGRLRLDHTEHSRLMMDLITLAFWSDSTRASTFMFGWAVSGKNFSFLPGVTQSHHELSHHENRQEKLDQYEKINTWHVDQFAYMLDRMKSIKEGEGTLLDNSMVLFGSSLRDGNSHNPNNLPLILAGKGGGKLATGRHLMNPKDTPMCNLFLSMLQTAGVKTDRFGDSKEPLKGLA, from the coding sequence ATGCCGAGTTTCATCATCCCCCGTGAACCGCTTTCCCGCCGCCAGGTGCTCCGTGGCCTGGGGGCCACCATTGCGCTGCCGTTTCTAAACGCGATGGTTCCCTCTGCCCGGGCTGCCGCCGCCGTGGCTGGGAAGCCGCCGGTGCGCATGGCGTATATTTTCATGCCCAACGGCGTTCGCCAGGATCGCTGGACGCCGGAAGGCGAAGGGGCGGACTTCAAACTTTCACCCATCCTCCAGCCGATTGATCGCCATCGGGGCGATATCAACATCCTCACGCACCTCGGCCACGAGAATTGCGAGGGTGGAGACGGCCACTATGCGAAGACGGCCAACTGGCTGACCGGCACGAAGATCGCCAAGACCACGGGCAAGGATCTGCACTGCGGCGTGAGCGTGGACCAGGCCTTTGCCCAGCAGTTCGGCCATGAGACGCGTTTTTCCTCCCTGGAACTGGGAACAGAGCCCATCTATACGGGGGTGGATTTCAATGTGAACTACACCATGCTGTATGGTTCACACATCGCCTGGCGTACGCCAACCTCGCCGCTGCCGCCGGAGATCAACCCCCGCTTCGTCTTTGACCGCCTCTTCCGTGAGAACGCCCAGCAGCGGCGTGCCTCGGCGCTGGAGAACAAGAGTGTGCTGGATCTGGTGCTCTCGGACGCCAAGGCGTTGCGCTCCAAGGTTGGAACGGAAGATCAGCAGAAGCTCGACCAGTATCTGGAAAGCATCCGCTCTGTGGAGCAACGCATCGAGGCGGATATTGCCCGGGTGGCCACCGGTGAGAATCTCGATCCCGGATTGCAGGGCGAGATCAAGAATCTGGACGAGCGCATCAGCAAGATCATGGCCGGGAACAATGCCGACCCCGGCGGTCGTCTGCGTCTGGATCACACGGAGCATTCACGCCTGATGATGGATCTCATCACCCTGGCCTTCTGGAGCGACAGCACCCGGGCCAGCACCTTCATGTTTGGCTGGGCGGTGAGCGGCAAGAACTTCTCCTTCCTGCCCGGCGTGACCCAGAGCCACCACGAGCTGTCCCACCATGAGAACCGCCAGGAGAAGCTCGACCAATACGAAAAGATCAACACCTGGCATGTGGACCAGTTTGCCTACATGCTGGATCGCATGAAGTCCATCAAGGAGGGCGAGGGGACGCTGCTGGACAACAGCATGGTGCTCTTTGGTTCCAGCCTGCGAGATGGCAACTCCCACAACCCCAACAACCTGCCGCTCATCCTGGCGGGCAAGGGCGGTGGGAAGCTGGCGACGGGACGCCACTTGATGAATCCAAAGGACACTCCGATGTGCAACCTCTTCCTCAGCATGCTACAGACTGCCGGCGTGAAGACTGACCGGTTCGGCGACAGCAAGGAGCCGCTCAAGGGGTTGGCGTAG